A window from Lactiplantibacillus pentosus encodes these proteins:
- a CDS encoding NAD-dependent protein deacylase encodes MNDTAAQTALQQAQHIVFMTGAGVSTPSGIPDYRSKNGLYTEHHNAEYYLSHAFLASHPTEFYQYLKSNLYYPDAQPNVIHQKMAALTQQGRASVITQNIDNLYVVAKTANLVEFHGNLYQVYCTKCGQSVAWQDYLKAPTHQADGGYLRPNVVLYDEGIAPANIERAVQYLQQADLVVICGTSFRVYPFAGLIDYRNPQAQVLAVNAEPLQLPFDFTMVQEDATTFFEEVQV; translated from the coding sequence ATGAACGACACAGCAGCACAGACAGCATTACAGCAAGCACAACACATTGTCTTTATGACGGGTGCGGGCGTTTCGACGCCGTCTGGGATTCCAGATTATCGCTCGAAAAACGGCTTATATACGGAACATCATAATGCAGAGTATTATTTAAGCCATGCTTTTTTAGCGAGCCATCCCACGGAATTTTATCAGTATTTAAAATCAAATTTATATTATCCTGATGCGCAACCGAATGTCATCCATCAAAAGATGGCGGCCTTGACGCAGCAGGGGCGCGCCAGCGTGATTACTCAAAATATCGATAATTTATATGTGGTGGCGAAGACGGCCAACTTGGTGGAATTTCATGGCAACTTATACCAAGTATATTGTACGAAGTGTGGTCAGTCGGTAGCTTGGCAGGACTATTTGAAGGCACCCACGCATCAAGCGGACGGCGGTTACTTGCGGCCTAACGTGGTGCTCTATGATGAAGGAATCGCGCCTGCAAACATTGAACGCGCTGTTCAGTATTTGCAGCAGGCGGACCTGGTCGTCATCTGTGGGACGTCGTTTCGGGTCTATCCATTTGCCGGCTTGATCGATTACCGTAACCCGCAAGCCCAAGTGCTCGCCGTTAACGCTGAACCGTTGCAACTGCCATTTGATTTCACAATGGTCCAAGAAGATGCAACGACCTTCTTCGAGGAGGTGCAAGTCTAA
- a CDS encoding DUF72 domain-containing protein, whose translation MMTIGLTTWTEHPSLLGGTDKLTLTEYSGVLPVVEVDTPFYGIPKVATVKKWQKAVPDKFQFILKANQVMTLHDTYDEGVSMDALKTAYREYRAMLKPLTQHHQLKAVLFQFPPFFERSNRNFHYLQRMVEWLPGVPIAVEFRNQSWYEDGVKDAVFSFLHDLGLIHVVVDEPHAMNDGVSFEPVVTNAKLALLRLHGRNQQGWSAKGPNWRSQRTLYRYSDAELAEFKQTVEQLQAQADEVCVIFNNNAGGDAADNAMALKELLGVSFGDLGPHQLDLF comes from the coding sequence ATGATGACGATTGGTCTGACAACTTGGACGGAACACCCCAGTCTACTTGGTGGCACGGATAAGTTGACTTTAACTGAATATTCGGGCGTGTTACCCGTGGTTGAGGTCGATACGCCATTTTATGGGATTCCCAAGGTCGCGACGGTCAAGAAGTGGCAAAAAGCGGTACCAGATAAATTTCAGTTCATTCTGAAAGCCAATCAAGTCATGACCTTGCACGACACTTACGATGAAGGCGTCTCGATGGATGCACTCAAGACGGCCTATCGGGAATACCGCGCGATGCTCAAACCGCTGACGCAGCATCACCAACTCAAAGCCGTGTTGTTCCAATTCCCGCCATTCTTTGAACGCTCCAACCGGAATTTTCACTATCTTCAGCGGATGGTGGAATGGCTGCCCGGCGTGCCAATTGCGGTTGAATTTCGTAATCAGAGTTGGTATGAGGATGGTGTCAAGGATGCCGTCTTCAGCTTCCTCCACGACCTGGGTTTGATCCACGTCGTCGTCGATGAGCCCCACGCAATGAACGATGGCGTCAGCTTTGAACCCGTTGTGACGAATGCCAAGCTGGCCTTGTTGCGGTTACATGGTCGCAATCAACAGGGCTGGTCCGCTAAGGGGCCCAACTGGCGCAGCCAACGCACCTTATATCGCTACAGTGATGCTGAGCTGGCCGAATTCAAACAAACGGTGGAACAGTTGCAAGCCCAAGCCGATGAAGTGTGCGTCATCTTCAACAACAATGCTGGTGGCGACGCTGCAGATAACGCGATGGCGTTGAAAGAGTTGCTCGGCGTTTCTTTCGGTGATTTGGGACCGCATCAGTTGGACTTATTTTAG